Proteins from one Nakamurella multipartita DSM 44233 genomic window:
- a CDS encoding CBS domain-containing protein, which yields MRVRDVMSHPVITVAPTTEAAIAARVLYSHGFTALPVVDDGRLVGIVTEADLITAPPEDGAHRWRRGSATGPLRVGEVMTSPVESLTPGAEAVDAARIMVDERIRCLPIVDGRHVVGILTRRDLLEAGVVDTRPSEREPNY from the coding sequence ATGCGAGTCCGCGACGTGATGTCTCATCCGGTGATCACCGTGGCCCCGACGACCGAGGCGGCGATCGCGGCCAGAGTGCTGTACTCCCATGGCTTCACGGCCTTGCCGGTGGTCGACGACGGCCGGCTGGTCGGCATCGTCACCGAAGCCGATCTGATCACGGCCCCGCCCGAGGACGGGGCCCACCGGTGGCGTCGCGGCTCGGCCACCGGCCCGCTGCGAGTGGGCGAGGTGATGACCAGCCCGGTCGAGTCGCTGACCCCGGGGGCGGAGGCGGTCGACGCCGCCCGGATCATGGTCGACGAGCGGATCCGGTGCCTGCCGATCGTCGACGGCCGCCACGTGGTCGGCATTCTCACCCGCCGGGATCTGCTGGAGGCCGGGGTCGTCGACACCCGCCCGAGCGAACGCGAGCCCAATTACTGA
- a CDS encoding PspC domain-containing protein yields the protein MSPFEPPPEPGRSTEIRRVRRSRRDRVLGGVCGGLGRYLNVDPVLLRIAAVALALSGGVGVLAYLIAWIVIPEQTGPDEQPLPPRADRNQIALVVGTVLVGIGVLLLAQRILPWLGAPILWPVVVVGIGVVVLLSARR from the coding sequence ATGTCGCCATTCGAACCGCCGCCCGAACCGGGTCGGTCCACCGAGATCCGCCGGGTGCGGCGCAGCCGTCGCGACCGGGTCCTCGGTGGAGTCTGCGGCGGGCTGGGTCGTTACCTGAACGTCGACCCGGTCCTGCTGCGCATCGCCGCCGTGGCCTTGGCCCTGTCCGGCGGGGTGGGTGTGCTGGCCTACCTGATTGCCTGGATCGTGATTCCGGAACAGACCGGTCCGGACGAGCAGCCGCTGCCGCCGCGGGCGGACCGGAACCAGATCGCCTTGGTCGTCGGGACCGTTCTGGTCGGCATCGGGGTGCTGCTGCTGGCGCAGCGGATCCTGCCGTGGCTGGGCGCGCCCATCCTGTGGCCGGTCGTGGTGGTGGGCATCGGTGTGGT